The Candidatus Hydrogenedentota bacterium region GCCGGGAAGTACTTTGGAAAAAGGGTGGAAATCCTTGTTATTTCCGGGGGCGGGCCGCTCCCATGCGCATGGCGCGGCGTGCTACTATAGGCGGCTGAACCACCCACGAAATCGCGATGGAGGCGAAATTACCCATGAGTATCAAAGACGACGTGCAACAGGGCATCAAAGAGGCCATGAAGAATAAGGATCAGGTGCGCCTGGAGTGCCTGCGCATGGCCAAGGCGGCGCTGCTGCTGAAAGAGAAAGAAAGCGCGAAGGAATCGGCCCTGTCCGACGACGACGCCATCGCCACCCTGCGCGCCGAGGCCAAGAAGCGCCAGCAGAGCATCGAGACCTATGCGGCCCACGGCAAGACCGAGGAAGTGGAGAACCTGAAGAAGGAGATCGCCATCCTCGAAGAATTCCTGCCGAAGCAGCTTTCCGAGGATCAGCTTCGAGAGAAGATCCAGGCCTTCCTGGCGGCCAACCCCGACGTGACCCACGCCGGCAAGCTCACGGGCGCCATCAAGAAGGAACTGGGCGACCTGGCCGACGGCCAGATGCTGAACCGGCTCTGCAAAGAAGTCCTGGGCTGAAAATAAACGGAAAAGAGTTTCCAAAGAAAATACAACGGCACGAAGCGGCGATATCCAGCTTCGTGCCGTTGGCTTTGTGGTTCCAGTTTTTCGGTATTCAGGGCGAGCCGTCTCTTCCCTCCCTGTTGACTCGGCGAACGTGATCCGGTTTCCAGGTCCCCAATCGCCAACTAATTGTAAAAGCGCATGAAAGTCTGGTTCCGATCCCAGTTGTTGATGTCGTCCCCGCCGCCCATAAGCTCCGGTTCCTGACCGCCCTCATAGTGCTGTTGCGCCGGAGGCGTATAGGCATGGCTCGAATCATAAATCGGCTGGCCGGAGATGAGATTGGCGCCGAAGGACCAGATGTAGTCAGTCTGATCAGCGGGCGCGGGGAAGCCAAACGTATTGGGCTCGCCGGTTTCGAAATCCAAGCCGGACATGATGAGATTGTCTGTGGCCGGGGTGCTCTGATAGGCAGACAAGTATGTGCGAAAGACCACAGGACCCAT contains the following coding sequences:
- a CDS encoding GatB/YqeY domain-containing protein, encoding MSIKDDVQQGIKEAMKNKDQVRLECLRMAKAALLLKEKESAKESALSDDDAIATLRAEAKKRQQSIETYAAHGKTEEVENLKKEIAILEEFLPKQLSEDQLREKIQAFLAANPDVTHAGKLTGAIKKELGDLADGQMLNRLCKEVLG